In a single window of the Bactrocera dorsalis isolate Fly_Bdor chromosome 2, ASM2337382v1, whole genome shotgun sequence genome:
- the LOC105229844 gene encoding protein CREG1: MSQAIAIISGLLIALLAVDSCAGYSAHGRQPSGLSDAALARRLVHQANWAAVGSISTHEKIMDFPMVNIMAVDDSALNGSSTGHIRFFLLNLDFTGRDTQQKNKVTFFFTDDQNGACQRRGVDPMEPACPRVMVSGSVKKLDTADPSYNDQLQAFYNRHKSAEKWAAHSHNFDFSELEIENIFIVAYQGGPRVIPAEDYYNATI; encoded by the exons ATGTCACAAGCAATCGCAATCATTAGCGGCCTACTCATCGCACTGCTCGCAGTTGATAGCTGCGCAGGATACTCAGCGCACGGACGTCAACCGTCAGGCTTGTCTGATGCTGCGCTGGCACGTCGCCTGGTGCATCAAGCCAACTGGGCTGCTGTGGGCAGCATTTCCACCCATGAGAAAATCATGGACTTTCCAATGGTCAATATAATGGCAGTGGACGATAGCGCTCTGAATGGCTCCTCAACCGGTCACATACGCTTCTTCTTGCTGAATCTGGATTTCACTGGACGCGATACGCAGCAAAAGAATAAGGTCACCTTCTTCTTTACCGACGATCAGAATGGCGCTTGTCAAAGACGTGGCGTCGATCCCATGGAACCGGCATGCCCGCGCGTTATGGTTAGCGGTAGCGTGAAAAAG tTGGATACAGCAGATCCCAGCTACAATGACCAGCTGCAGGCATTCTATAATCGGCATAAGAGTGCTGAGAAATGGGCGGCACACA GTCATAATTTCGATTTTAGCGAATTGGAAATCGAAAATATATTCATTGTGGCTTACCAGGGCGGTCCACGTGTCATTCCCGCCGAGGATTATTACAACGCCACTATTTGA
- the LOC105229843 gene encoding procathepsin L, protein MWQLFVVGLLSLSIALRISHAAIVEDSKHFQQFKLVYNKHYASDAEERKRERIFLKHFAFIEEHNQNFTKGLTSFELGINEYADVSEEEFASTMSGSDEIYDYPSVLKQGATFIPPANVELPDMVDWRELGAVTAVKKQGRCGSCWAFATTGALEGQHFRKTSKLVSLSEQNLLDCTITYGNKGCNGGNKERSFLYIRDNGGINAATVYPYHAQLDAECLFDASAIAAKSKGFVKITPDDEDALKAAVATVGPIAVKINAKCFRKQFYRQGVFNDELCEERKPNHAMLLVGYGRDNTTNTDYWILKNSWGVSWGMDGYINVPRHVNFGGIAMRPSYPLV, encoded by the exons ATGTggcaattgtttgttgttggtttgctTTCTTTAAGCATAGCTTTACGCATAAGTCACGCTGCTATTGTTGAGGATtcaaaacattttcaacaatttaag ctagTTTATAATAAACACTACGCATCGGATGCCGAAGAGCGTAAACGTGAGCGTATATTTCTGAAGCATTTCGCATTTATCGAGGAACATAATCAGAACTTTACGAAGGGACTAACTAGCTTTGAGTTGGGAATAAATGAGTATGCCGATGTCAGCGAGGAGGAGTTCGCGAGCACTATGAGTGGCAGCGATGAGATTTATGA TTATCCAAGCGTATTGAAACAAGGCGCCACCTTTATACCACCAGCAAATGTCGAATTGCCCGATATGGTGGATTGGCGTGAGTTGGGCGCGGTCACTGCGGTCAAGAAGCAAG GCCGCTGCGGTTCCTGTTGGGCTTTTGCCACTACTGGCGCGCTGGAGGGTCAACACTTTCGCAAAACTTCGAAACTAGTATCGCTCTCGGAGCAGAATCTGTTGGACTGTACCATCACATATGGAAATAAGGGCTGTAATGGTGGCAATAAAGAGCGCAGTTTTCTCTATATACGCGACAATGGTGGCATTAACGCCGCCACTGTGTATCCTTACCACGCTCAATTGGACGCGGAGTGTTTGTTCGACGCGTCTGCGATTGCGGCAAAGAGCAAAGGTTTTGTCAAAATTACACCCGACGATGAAGATGCTCTAAAGGCTGCTGTGGCCACAGTGGGACCAATTGCTGTTAAAATCAATGCGAAATGCTTTCGCAAACAATTCTATAGACAAGGCGTATTCAACGACGAGCTTTGTGAGGAGCGTAAACCAAATCATGCTATGCTATTGGTAGGCTATGGTCGAGATAATACTACGAATACGGACTATTGGATATTGAAGAACTCGTGGGGCGTCAGTTGGGGCATGGATGGCTATATAAATGTGCCACGACATGTCAACTTTGGCGGTATTGCAATGCGTCCCAGTTATCCGTTGGTTTGA
- the LOC105229842 gene encoding uncharacterized protein LOC105229842 has protein sequence MINRVSISCLPKIKMSRCLSKLTLVLLVMCCAYSVQCEITILPDVLYYNITTTPRADLFYLHHQRQFAINVKELEQSLVDFKAKYYARLDVIAYNIELLETKLEEVDNKLNPLVLLDDINDYCVHKYRPKLPQIAQLTVKMKDCTLKGNNAYAGFVSGAEATVRNLKSYYTSTFATAVNDCKKKHAGHFSESNYTQCISTAVTNAATKTYADTNTFENQMKAAECNAAMKIREVFDCYNLQVFPTFKTIGEVMGLVENCIAGQEFCPTCGDDTALTKGRCPYHMSWHLADSDLSSEKINNPFKGITKTTPCLQVNFITKGIAVN, from the exons ATGATTAATCGAGTCTCAATCAGTTGCCTCCCAAAAATCAAGATGAGCAGATGTCTCAGTAAATTAACGCTAGTACTACTCGTGATGTGCTGTGCATACAGCGTACag TGCGAAATCACAATTCTTCCCGACGTGCTCTACTACAACATAACAACAACGCCACGTGCCGATCTCTTTTACTTGCACCACCAGCGTCAATTCGCGATCAATGTGAAGGAACTCGAACAGAGCTTGGTTGACTTCAAGGCCAAATATTACGCACGACTCGACGTTATTGCCTACAATATAGAACTGTTGGAAACCAAATTGGAGGAGGTGGACAACAAGTTGAATCCGCTCGTGCTGCTGGACGATATCAATGATTATTGTGTGCATAAATATCGCCCCAAACTGCCGCAGATCGCACAGTTGACCGTCAAAATGAAGGACTGCACGCTGAAGGGCAACAATGCATACGCGGGTTTTGTGTCGGGCGCAGAGGCGACAGTGCGCAATTTAAAAAGTTACTACACCAGCACTTTCGCAACGGCTGTGAATGACTGCAAGAAGAAGCATGCGGGCCACTTCAGCGAGAGCAATTACACGCAATGCATCTCGACGGCG GTGACGAATGCCGCCACGAAGACCTACGCCGACACGAATACTTTCGAAAATCAAATGAAGGCGGCCGAATGCAATGCGGCAATGAAAATACGTGAAGTCTTCGATTGCTACAATTTGCAAGTGTTTCCCACTTTCAAGACCATTGGCGAGGTTATGGGCCTGGTGGAAAACTGCATTGCCGGTCAGGAATTCTGTCCCACTTGTGGCGATGATACGGCGCTTACTAAGGGTCGCTGTCCATATCACATGAGCTGGCATCTAGCCGATAGCGATTTGTCGAGCGAGAAGATAAATAATCCCTTTAAGGGAATCACTAAAACGACACCCTGTTTGCAAGTGAATTTCATTACCAAGGGTATTGCGGTAAATTAA
- the LOC105229841 gene encoding uncharacterized protein LOC105229841, with the protein MYTNKQLVAALLAFQVIVVAVAQSTAVASNSAFEVGNVTTRTDDYILENRRQFNATLQGYLDKMSVVTNGLELGLKVLNRQEVLLLKSIQETYEKIDPLELLGLPAKYCVQQYRNELPYDQIVKTNIESCISSARNYASSIISSANTYYNYLKNYYTTTFTPNLNACAKSNSNPSLNYTLCVTSVISTVNSYVHSNRENFESGLQSAYCSLENRLDVAASCTYTQLNSVLTSVGAATRLIHDCLSDYLESSNDNNNGTISAGCPNVVYVEVKDRAAQPRTINNPLLGLNTTANCVEIRFV; encoded by the exons ATGTACACTAACAAGCAATTAGTAGCCGCGTTGCTCGCGTTCCAAGTGATCGTCGTTGCGGTGGCACAGTCGACAGCTGTGGCAAGCAATAGCGCTTTCGAGGTCGGCAATGTGACAACAAGGACCGACGATTATATCCTGGAGAATCGCCGTCAATTCAATGCCACATTGCAAGGTTATTTGGATAAGATGAGTGTCGTGACGAATGGTCTAGAATTGGGACTGAAAGTGCTTAACCGACAGGAGGTTCTACTGCTGAAGTCAATACAGGAAACATACGAAAAAATCGATCCTTTGGAACTGCTAGGCTTACCGGCCAAATACTGTGTACAACAATATCGCAATGAACTGCCGTACGATCAAATTGTAAAAACGAATATTGAGAGCTGCATCAGCAGTGCACGCAATTATGCCAGCTCAATCATCAGTTCTGCCAACACTTATTATAATTACCTGAAAAATTACTACACCACTACCTTTACACCAAATCTTAACGCCTGTGCAAAATCTAACAGCAATCCGTCGTTGAATTACACGCTCTGTGTCACATCCGTG ATTTCCACTGTCAACAGTTATGTCCACAGCAACCGTGAAAATTTTGAATCCGGCTTACAGTCCGCATATTGCAGTTTGGAGAACCGTCTTGATGTTGCTGCCAGCTGCACCTACACACAATTAAACTCGGTTTTGACTTCGGTTGGTGCCGCTACACGCTTGATTCATGATTGCCTCTCTGACTATTTGGAAAGTTCGAATGATAACAATAACGGTACAATCAGCGCTGGCTGCCCGAATGTCGTCTATGTGGAAGTAAAAGACAGGGCTGCCCAACCCAGAACCATAAACAACCCGCTGTTGGGTCTGAATACCACAGCTAATTGCGTGGAAATAAGATTTgtctaa
- the LOC105229840 gene encoding uncharacterized protein LOC105229840, producing IQLLRVLVFKMFAKQVITVIFVLQIVANIAAQSPAIVNGDGIEIWNVTTKTDDYIQENRRQYNATLQSYLNEINSIKKSLEDQLLVLDKQKQLVLDTIQETNEKIDPLEVLSLPTKHCVQKYRAELPYASIVKDKIETCISSARSYASSIVSTPTSYYNSLNNYYNNDLRTNLNACAKSHANPSLNYTLCVTTAISKANTYTITSRKNFASSIESSHCSLSSRVDVAVSCTYTQYNSVLTSIGAATRLIDECINGYLEKTQCVNNTTTIVYGCPHVVYMEVKNGAPANRSANNPLEGIPSNQTCLEIQFV from the exons ATTCAATTATTGCGAGTGTTAGTTTTCAAGATGTTCGCCAAACAAGTTATCACCGTCATATTCGTGCTGCAAATCGTCGCCAACATAGCGGCACAATCGCCGGCCATAGTAAATGGCGACGGCATTGAGATTTGGAATGTAACAACCAAAACGGACGACTACATCCAGGAGAATCGCCGCCAATACAATGCTACACTTCAAAGCTATTTGAATGAAATCAATAGCATCAAGAAGAGTCTAGAGGATCAATTGTTGGTGCTGGATAAACAAAAGCAGCTGGTGCTCGACACCATACAGGAAACCAATGAAAAAATCGATCCTTTGGAAGTGCTCAGTTTGCCCACGAAGCACTGTGTGCAGAAATATCGCGCCGAACTGCCTTACGCCAGTATCGTGAAAGATAAGATTGAGACCTGCATCAGCAGCGCACGCAGCTATGCCAGCAGCATTGTCAGCACGCCCACCAGTTATTACAACTCGTTGAACAATTATTACAACAATGATTTGCGTACCAATCTCAACGCGTGCGCGAAATCACACGCAAATCCTTCGTTGAATTATACACTCTGCGTCACAACAGCG ATTTCCAAGGCCAACACATACACCATAACGAGTCGCAAGAACTTCGCGTCGTCCATCGAATCATCGCACTGCAGTTTGAGCAGTCGCGTAGATGTCGCTGTGAGCTGCACTTACACGCAGTACAATTCGGTTTTGACATCGATCGGCGCGGCTACACGCTTAATCGACGAGTGCATTAACGGTTATCTGGAGAAAACGCAATGTGTGAATAACACCACCACCATCGTTTATGGCTGCCCTCATGTGGTCTATATGGAAGTGAAGAATGGCGCGCCCGCCAATAGAAGCGCTAATAATCCCTTGGAGGGAATACCAAGCAATCAGACTTGCTTGGAAATTCAATTTGTGTAG
- the LOC105229839 gene encoding uncharacterized protein LOC105229839, with product MPLKKKDEYIPIKCEGWNGKFVYSNGAANNVSKVRRHNQNVTDTSNFYGYSNEPIILPVSWDGTFAKSGETRIQPERNRSDDSEYFQYNTEPTVLPTQWNGEFQLDPNDIRIKPERNHSDPRDYAEANRFKRVS from the coding sequence atgccattaaagaagaaggaCGAATATATACCCATAAAGTGTGAGGGTTGGAATGGCAAATTCGTGTACAGCAACGGTGCGGCAAATAATGTTTCGAAAGTGCGACGACACAATCAAAATGTCACCGATACCTCCAACTTCTATGGCTACAGCAATGAGCCGATCATTCTGCCCGTAAGCTGGGACGGCACATTTGCCAAGAGTGGCGAGACACGCATACAACCAGAACGCAATCGTTCCGATGATTCGGAATACTTTCAGTACAATACGGAACCCACAGTGTTGCCAACGCAATGGAATGGCGAATTCCAGCTCGATCCCAATGATATACGCATCAAACCCGAGCGCAATCACTCAGATCCGCGTGACTATGCGGAGGCCAACCGTTTCAAGCGTGTCAGTTAA